TTCAAGGAAGCATCGATCATATGCGGAAAACTCCAATGATTACTGGAATTACAGGtaagaatatttgaaaaaactctTTCGTTTCAAGCTGCGTACatctttttccattttccttcagtTTCCACGAAATTGGTTACtacgatattccgaaattcattgaTTTAATCCTAGACGAGACGACATATAGCAAACTTCACTACATAGGAGTTTCACAAGGATGTACAGTACTATCCGTGCTACTATCCACTAGAACAGAATACAACGAAAAAATTAAAGTAGCATGTTTTCTATGTCCTGCTATGAAGTTCAAGTATACCAAGCTTTCACTGATGAAGATTTTTTTCTTCTATATTTCTCCATTCTTAAAGgtgaataaattatatttcagataaaaatcaaatttcaaGTAAAAATCTCTATcgaccataaaaaaaattttatgaattctTTTGTTcctatattcatttttttttacttcagtGGACGAATGACTACTTACGTTTACCCCTGCACGGCGATATAATATGTTATTTGATGAGAGTAATTGGACTAGAGTCCTCAAAATATCGATTGGCTGATTATATATATCAACTCTTGTGGACCTACTATGGAGGACACCTAGCAGGAAAGTCAATCAGATCCGTgagtaaataaaaatgaaattttgcccaccatagacaatggactgagcaatacctGCATGAAAGTATCTACTCTGAAAAAAGAGACAAAGCTATGAAGCAGCCAATACTCTAGAAAAAGACATCCACTAGCCACAGGTTCGGTTGTCTCTTTCATATCTTTCTGCCATATGACTCTACAGCTTAATAGGAAACGCTCAGTTCATTCTCTTTGTCTATGGTACCCACGAATAATGCATTTATTGCAGGTGGATCTACACAAAGTATGCCGCACTTCACCTAACACCGTGTCACTGAAGCAGGTTACACATTTTTCTCAGATAATAAGGggtaattttcttcattttttggtATGGACTGtgtaaacttcaaaattttttccagAGAATACATTCAGAATGTTTGACTATGGACCGgagaaaaattttgagaaatacAACAGCAGGACTCCACCGAATTATGATTTATCGAAAGTTTCTGTACCGATTGGTTTATTTTATTCCAGGAACGATACTTGTTATGGGTTACAGGTGAGATTTTCAACATTTCCAGCAGAATCTGTTTGGTTTCATATGGTGATGTGTCTGCTAACTTTTCTGCGGAATGATTTCCATTTGTTttgcaatgaaaaaattataacctATGAAGAAATCAAGATTGTGCAATGGCATGAAACTCAAACATTGTGATTTGCATTTTTTATCCCAAAAGATCATTAATTGAACGTTTGTATTCAAAGAGACCACtttgtgaattattttttcCCTATCAACTGATACTTCTGTTCGAGTATGTCTCGAAATACCTAAGCCTTCACATTTGCAGTGTCATTATATTTGTATGATAATATATTTCCCTTCTAGGATATGGAAGATTTATCTAAGGAATTGGGTAATTGTGTCCATCAATACATTGTGGAAGATGACAAGTTCAACCATTTTGACTTTGTTTATCATAAGGAAGCGGTAGATTTACTGTATGTTAAGATCCTGGACTTCATGAAGAAATATTTGCCAGATCCTTTCCCAACAAGTTGAATGTGCCCTTCACGTTAGTTCATTTTTTGTAATAAAGATCCATACTTGACCTATTGTGATATAATACTTTTAtatattcaactgaaaatataaTCAAAGTGACTCATTTTTACAACAGAAGATGTAACTCctcgaaataaataattttataaaaaataactGTGAGAAACTTGTTTACCTTGTGATGACAGATTTCTAGAAATTTTTACACGAACTATGTATATTGAAAATCACCAAAgagcaaaaattcaaaatgatttgaAGTTGTCAACATTGGTTTGATATCAGCAAAATTTCACAAGGACTATCGATATCATGTCTCGATTCTTCTGCACTGTTGCTTTCCTTTCACGATACACGAAGTTTAAGAGGAATTTATTCCACGGGCCTTTCTCGCCATTAGTATTAGGCGTAAAGGTGGAAAGACTACCACAATGTGGAATGTTGCTAGATTAATAACACGAAAAGTAGAAGttatgaattttataatagtttCCACGTCGAAAAGATGGAAGCATTTAACGAACGTCTCTTGcaaatttcaccaggatacgaattgtagccgaTGGCGatacttttcgagaaattttttcatgtggaaattcacaGAAGAGATGATTGCACCTCGGagagttaataacatgaataaatatttgttcttcgaagaaaacagattttcattatttcttctgTTTGTCGAATAAacaaatttctgactttccgaggtaatgaactgattgaattgaattataatgaaaactccatataaattaatggtttctgacgtaagatattcgtTTTCTCTCTTTGAGCTGATCACTAAAACGGTGTGTCTTAAGGTCTTAAGAAAAACTCGAAAACAGAGCTGTACTTCTCAATCCATTGAATTCTATCTCACCCAATTTCAGGTTTCAGTAAAACAAGGATCGTTGTTAAACACGATGTAACTTCATTTTTCACCACCCACGAGATGCGGAATCCCTGAATTTAATAAAACTTCTACATTCACAATTTCCAGAATAAACTGGAATTGTTTTCCTTACGAAAAAAGTATCTTTCAGCTCCATATATCTTGCGTAAATCGCAAATAGCCCTCGGCGTTTCAATGAAACGAATTTCGCAGTtcgcaaacaaaaaaaaagaggTCTGAGCGGATTTGAATTTTATCAAAAACTACTCTATCGCTCATTTTATTTACCCGCAACATGCTCGAGAGGTATCTCGTCGCTATCAAATTTCGGAGGGAGCTTAAAGGTTCCCGATACACCCTCTCTTGCTTCTGTTTATAATGAATGTTGAAGGGGTTTTGTTGTCAGTGACCCAGTTTGTCCTATCCCTGTATCGGGATTTTTTCCTCGGAGCAGGTCCCGGAATTTTCAGCATTCTTGGCCATGGCTGTTTGGGGATACGGTCGCTATTCGTGCATTTCGTATAATGACAGAAAATATATGGAATCTGAATaggaattaattcagatgcaaacAAGTGttatttgccatcgtcaggacaactaaatggagaacgctccaccgaagaaggagcagatgctgactatggtttcggtctcaaatgacctcgtcagagcaacacagctccttcttCCATAGAAATAGAAGAATATctatgatattcggaaaattgggtactttggctgaatgcaactctgcttagaagatccgcagatgtgtaatgtcaaagatacagcttgttattctgaagggaaatttgtttctccagggttggcatagctcattatgaaaactcaaaatggctatatctttttatcagggccgaatccaAAAACATGGTATGGGaagatagtttttctttcgaccttttgttaaaacatttgtacgagttaaagactcgtCCTATAACTGACCGAAAACAAACATCCAAAGGACAAAACAAGAGAGTCCATGTACGTTTttacgttaaatggacatgaattgtccCAAGGATGTTGTGCGCCATCAGGGTCAATAGCTGAATATAAAATGGAGGAAACTCAAACTGTATTAGACATATTAATCAATAGTAGAAGTAGTTTGCAACCATTCCTTTCACTCTATCTCTGATTCTTCAGCAAAAATCTCTATTGTTTTTCCCACTTTATcacatattttatttatttcatttattttattcaatttattttatgttttatcattcattttattttattttttattgcaatTAACTCTCCCCTTATGATATATATAATCCCCTCCCACCTTATGACataattatataataattttttttagagtAGTCGATTCACCAATTATTGAGAGTAAACTTATAGGTTAGGTGAGATCTCGTGGTTGCCGATTTCCACACCCCAATTCGTGTTGAACTCTTTCATTCACACAGAACCGCCTCTAACGACGAAACGTCGGTTAGATTGATTCAATCCGGAA
The window above is part of the Coccinella septempunctata chromosome 8, icCocSept1.1, whole genome shotgun sequence genome. Proteins encoded here:
- the LOC123318774 gene encoding lipase 3-like yields the protein MAEFIMEKQQLGYFLTDSGFDVWIANCRGTTYSRKHRSYAENSNDYWNYSFHEIGYYDIPKFIDLILDETTYSKLHYIGVSQGCTVLSVLLSTRTEYNEKIKVACFLCPAMKFKYTKLSLMKIFFFYISPFLKWTNDYLRLPLHGDIICYLMRVIGLESSKYRLADYIYQLLWTYYGGHLAGKSIRSVDLHKVCRTSPNTVSLKQVTHFSQIIRENTFRMFDYGPEKNFEKYNSRTPPNYDLSKVSVPIGLFYSRNDTCYGLQDMEDLSKELGNCVHQYIVEDDKFNHFDFVYHKEAVDLLYVKILDFMKKYLPDPFPTS